The following are from one region of the Nostoc cf. commune SO-36 genome:
- a CDS encoding VOC family protein → MSQTLFHLAFPVADIAQTKAYYVDGLGCIPGRENRHALILNLYGHQLVAHVTKEPLRAQATIYPRHFGLIFTQECDWQDLLERAQQQKLLFREETKNRFVGSPLEHRTFFLEDPFYNLMEFKYYSHSEAIFGSYEHTQIGDRT, encoded by the coding sequence ATGAGTCAAACTTTATTCCATCTGGCTTTCCCTGTGGCTGACATTGCCCAAACAAAAGCATATTACGTGGATGGCTTGGGCTGCATTCCTGGTCGTGAAAACCGCCACGCTTTGATTCTCAATCTCTACGGTCATCAACTAGTGGCTCACGTCACCAAAGAACCTTTGAGGGCGCAAGCTACCATCTATCCCCGACACTTTGGGCTAATTTTTACCCAAGAATGTGATTGGCAAGACTTACTAGAAAGGGCACAACAACAAAAGTTACTTTTTCGTGAGGAAACCAAAAATCGCTTTGTTGGTTCTCCTCTTGAGCATCGGACTTTCTTTTTAGAAGATCCCTTTTATAACCTCATGGAATTCAAGTATTATAGTCATTCAGAGGCGATTTTTGGAAGTTACGAACACACACAAATTGGGGATAGAACTTAA
- a CDS encoding peptidylprolyl isomerase: MESLSFLTIDDQIISVEEAVKYLQASGKLGQFIGDILRQYVIEEEIRTRDDIEIGTAITEQAIIDFRLKNQLTDPQSFQEWLKTNNTDYATFHTSVTFGYKLEKLKAVVTESKLQEYFIERKIFLDRIVLSRIVVDNRELADELHTQIEEGGSFEQLAKEYSLSDDRIMNGMMGIISRGSMPDILRAAIDVASPGQLIGPIEIVGKDSPQGEGPYGLFRVEQFLPASLEDTQLQQALQNELFEKWLAEKIQKLTVKLQVS, translated from the coding sequence ATGGAATCTTTATCATTTTTAACAATTGATGACCAAATAATTTCTGTTGAGGAAGCAGTAAAGTACCTGCAAGCCTCTGGGAAATTGGGACAGTTCATTGGGGATATTCTCCGCCAGTACGTAATTGAGGAAGAAATCCGAACACGAGACGATATTGAAATTGGCACAGCAATAACTGAACAGGCAATTATTGACTTTAGGCTGAAAAATCAACTGACTGACCCCCAAAGTTTTCAAGAATGGTTAAAGACCAATAATACAGATTACGCTACCTTTCACACATCGGTTACTTTCGGTTATAAGTTAGAAAAACTGAAAGCTGTAGTCACTGAATCAAAACTCCAAGAATATTTTATTGAACGCAAAATTTTTTTAGATCGGATAGTACTTTCTCGGATCGTTGTTGATAATCGAGAATTGGCAGACGAACTACACACCCAAATTGAAGAAGGAGGTAGTTTTGAACAACTAGCTAAAGAGTATTCCCTTTCTGATGACCGAATTATGAACGGCATGATGGGAATTATCAGCCGAGGCAGTATGCCGGATATATTACGGGCAGCCATTGATGTGGCCAGTCCTGGACAATTGATCGGCCCAATAGAAATCGTTGGCAAAGACTCTCCGCAAGGAGAAGGACCTTATGGTTTGTTTCGAGTAGAACAATTTCTGCCAGCGTCTTTAGAAGATACTCAACTACAGCAAGCACTACAAAATGAGTTGTTTGAGAAATGGCTAGCAGAGAAAATTCAAAAACTGACAGTCAAGTTACAAGTGAGTTAA
- a CDS encoding 16S rRNA (uracil(1498)-N(3))-methyltransferase, translated as MSQLQRIAIAPSQFQQGQILLTKEQQHYLGRVLRLRESDRFIAMDGKGKWWLAQLAGEQAQVLEALLVETELPVSITLMVALPKGNGFDEVVRCCTELGVTCIAPVLSDRTLLHPSPQKLERWRRIAAEAAEQSERSLVPTILEPVAFDTGLSFANSQQYICVARGEFPHLKDCLQHKGQRTNDIGQETIVIATGPEGGWTTQEIENAIAFGFQPVSLGRRILRAVTAPVVALSLITAACEV; from the coding sequence ATGTCTCAACTGCAAAGAATTGCGATCGCACCTTCCCAATTTCAACAAGGACAAATTTTGCTCACCAAAGAACAGCAACATTATTTGGGGCGTGTGTTGCGCTTGCGTGAAAGCGATCGCTTTATTGCAATGGATGGTAAGGGAAAATGGTGGTTAGCGCAGTTAGCAGGGGAACAAGCACAGGTTTTAGAAGCGCTTTTGGTAGAAACAGAATTACCTGTATCAATTACGTTGATGGTGGCGTTGCCTAAAGGTAATGGATTTGATGAAGTGGTGCGTTGTTGTACAGAGTTGGGAGTAACTTGTATTGCACCAGTATTGAGCGATCGCACTTTGCTTCATCCTAGTCCTCAAAAGCTCGAACGCTGGCGGCGTATCGCTGCCGAAGCCGCCGAGCAATCAGAGCGGTCTTTAGTACCAACAATTTTAGAGCCTGTTGCTTTTGATACGGGTTTGTCATTTGCAAACAGCCAGCAATATATCTGTGTAGCGCGTGGTGAGTTTCCCCATTTAAAAGATTGCTTACAGCACAAAGGACAAAGGACAAATGACATAGGACAAGAAACGATTGTCATTGCTACGGGGCCAGAGGGAGGATGGACAACACAAGAAATTGAAAATGCGATCGCATTTGGATTTCAGCCTGTTTCCCTTGGTCGCCGTATCCTCAGAGCAGTTACAGCCCCAGTAGTAGCATTATCCTTGATTACCGCAGCTTGTGAAGTATAA
- a CDS encoding type I secretion system permease/ATPase — MASRENSKTDSQVTSELKILDNESLRLKVLASLPWNQPPLCWLTPEQQSQLENESQTRQYRLGEKIWSNDVGGYQFLIVAGKVRLREEGVSKPLAALDVGDWFGDLQKLSGDFKAVAASKEVVVVCWHTALWNELSNPQIQEFWQVLPVEMEGEKETFSFSSNPSLISASDGTSSPHSLQPQRGLPSANLIISNYPFVANWNTAAACLTMVAQQLENSVQLEWVQRQLRGQRPKQVVEAGEKLGLVLRRLQVNWAELRQLSFPALLLWNSDSPQSPSWVVAYGVKGDRLIIANPLNPERTCESLPQSIVEASWDGRFWQVELISQQEKFNLSWFTPAVWKYKGLLIEVLLASFTLQLLGLTTPLITQVVIDKVMVQGSLPTLDVMAIALLCVAIFESILGILRLFIFTHTARRLDLSLSAQLFRHLMRLPLAYFESRRVGDTVARVQELEQIRQFLTGTALTVILDSIFAVVYLALMFYYNIPLTFVALAVLPLFATLTIVATPILRNWLNETFNRSADSQSFLVETITGIHSVKAHAAEPVARDRWEGLFARFIRTGFKASTTSNISSNIGDFLTNFSTMLILWFGAKLVIEQKLTVGQLVAFQMLSGRVTGPLLRLVQLWQNLQQVLLSVDRIGDILNVSPEAELGTGLVLPPLKGQVTFEQVFFRYRPNFEAILRGISFNAEPGQFVGIVGRSGSGKSTLSKLLQRLYQIESGRILIDGFDIKSADLASLRQQVSVVLQEDFLFNGSILENITLGTPDITAEQVVEAARLAVAHDFISQLPYGYETNVGERGTALSGGQRQRIALARLFLSQAPILVLDEATSALDSETEQQVLQNLQKVSANRTVFLIAHRFAPLKRADLILVLEQGVIAERGTHSQLLQQKGLYWSLYQRQQANI, encoded by the coding sequence ATGGCTAGCAGAGAAAATTCAAAAACTGACAGTCAAGTTACAAGTGAGTTAAAAATTCTGGATAATGAATCTTTACGATTAAAAGTGCTAGCTTCTTTACCTTGGAATCAGCCACCACTATGCTGGCTGACTCCCGAACAACAATCCCAATTAGAAAATGAGTCCCAAACCCGCCAGTATCGTCTGGGAGAAAAAATCTGGTCAAACGATGTCGGCGGTTATCAATTCTTAATTGTGGCTGGGAAAGTCCGCTTGCGAGAAGAGGGAGTTAGCAAACCTTTAGCTGCCCTAGATGTGGGGGATTGGTTTGGTGACTTGCAAAAGCTGTCTGGGGATTTCAAAGCTGTAGCCGCTAGTAAAGAAGTGGTAGTAGTTTGTTGGCATACTGCGCTGTGGAATGAATTGTCTAACCCACAAATTCAGGAGTTCTGGCAAGTGTTACCAGTGGAAATGGAGGGAGAAAAAGAAACATTTTCCTTCTCTTCCAATCCTTCACTAATATCAGCCTCGGATGGAACTTCTAGCCCCCACAGTCTCCAACCTCAAAGAGGACTCCCATCTGCCAATCTAATTATCTCAAATTACCCCTTTGTTGCTAACTGGAACACTGCTGCTGCTTGTTTAACAATGGTGGCGCAACAGTTAGAAAATTCTGTGCAACTGGAATGGGTACAACGCCAACTCAGAGGACAACGCCCAAAACAAGTTGTAGAAGCAGGAGAAAAGTTAGGGTTAGTGTTACGGCGGTTACAAGTGAATTGGGCTGAGTTGCGACAGCTGTCATTTCCAGCTTTACTGCTGTGGAATTCTGACTCACCCCAGAGTCCATCCTGGGTGGTAGCTTATGGAGTTAAAGGCGATCGCTTAATTATCGCTAATCCTCTAAATCCCGAACGAACTTGTGAAAGCTTGCCGCAGTCAATAGTTGAAGCCTCTTGGGATGGACGATTTTGGCAAGTAGAACTCATATCCCAGCAAGAAAAATTTAACCTCAGTTGGTTCACCCCAGCAGTTTGGAAGTATAAGGGATTGCTAATAGAAGTATTGTTAGCATCTTTTACCTTGCAGCTTTTGGGATTAACAACACCGCTAATTACCCAAGTTGTCATTGATAAAGTGATGGTGCAGGGGAGTTTGCCGACTCTTGATGTGATGGCGATCGCACTTTTATGCGTAGCCATATTTGAGTCCATACTAGGCATTCTGCGCTTATTCATCTTTACTCATACAGCTCGTCGTTTGGATTTGAGCTTATCAGCACAGCTATTTCGCCATCTGATGCGTCTGCCATTAGCTTATTTTGAGTCGCGGCGCGTCGGAGACACAGTAGCAAGAGTCCAGGAACTCGAACAAATTCGTCAGTTTCTCACAGGTACAGCATTAACTGTGATTCTAGATAGCATCTTTGCTGTGGTGTACCTGGCATTGATGTTTTACTATAATATCCCACTCACCTTTGTCGCCTTAGCAGTACTACCACTGTTTGCCACATTAACGATAGTTGCAACACCAATTCTGCGTAACTGGCTCAACGAAACCTTTAATCGGAGTGCCGATAGTCAATCGTTTCTAGTAGAGACAATCACCGGAATTCACTCCGTTAAAGCCCATGCAGCCGAACCAGTAGCCCGCGATCGCTGGGAAGGCTTATTTGCTCGCTTCATTCGCACAGGTTTTAAAGCCTCTACTACCTCCAATATCAGCAGCAACATTGGTGACTTTCTTACCAATTTTTCCACCATGCTGATTCTCTGGTTTGGCGCTAAGTTAGTCATCGAACAAAAGCTCACAGTTGGACAGCTAGTTGCATTTCAAATGCTGTCTGGTCGAGTCACAGGCCCACTTTTGCGTTTAGTACAGTTGTGGCAAAACCTTCAACAAGTGCTACTTTCTGTAGATCGTATTGGTGATATTCTTAACGTCTCTCCAGAAGCAGAACTGGGAACTGGTCTAGTTTTACCACCCTTAAAAGGACAAGTCACCTTCGAGCAAGTATTTTTCCGTTACCGCCCGAACTTTGAAGCAATTCTGCGGGGAATCTCTTTCAATGCCGAACCAGGGCAATTTGTTGGCATTGTTGGACGCAGCGGTTCTGGTAAAAGTACCCTGTCTAAGCTATTGCAACGCCTCTATCAAATTGAATCAGGACGCATCCTGATTGATGGTTTTGATATTAAAAGTGCCGATTTAGCATCACTGCGGCAACAAGTTAGTGTAGTTCTCCAAGAAGACTTTTTATTCAACGGTTCCATTTTGGAAAATATCACTCTCGGTACTCCTGACATTACCGCAGAGCAAGTAGTAGAAGCGGCAAGATTAGCAGTAGCTCACGACTTCATCAGTCAATTACCCTACGGTTACGAAACTAATGTGGGTGAACGCGGTACAGCCTTATCTGGTGGACAGAGACAACGTATTGCCCTAGCAAGGTTATTTCTTTCCCAAGCGCCAATTTTAGTTTTGGATGAAGCTACCAGCGCTTTGGATAGTGAAACTGAACAACAAGTACTGCAAAACCTGCAAAAAGTTTCTGCAAACCGTACCGTGTTCTTGATTGCTCACCGCTTTGCCCCCCTCAAACGTGCTGATTTGATTTTGGTATTGGAGCAAGGGGTGATTGCCGAACGTGGTACTCATTCACAGTTGTTGCAACAAAAAGGTTTGTATTGGTCATTATATCAACGGCAGCAAGCAAACATTTAG
- a CDS encoding tetratricopeptide repeat protein has protein sequence MIEQVAIAFEHKDYQTAAKLLKQLLVESPEHPWVQFYLGRLHEVSGKRQDAEKVYRQLLRDTRNSRIVTLAREGLRRLQEIELDERQRAISQATAEGNNSELGVLVLEPLSNELKTEASRKFAQIMQLDPYTARLLLPSRGWRLYRSGQVGELKFYGKQLQQAAIPCFWATIAQIQQIQVYQVKYFQESTPKATVVCRNETNQLGSLTFDWSEVTARVVGLLPIFEEVVDRDVRGKLERKTQTQDYAQFCDLHIPGRRCILRLYDNGYEFQQGLKIIPQASQNTIRINWNTLSSWIHQQLPQAQIWSDFTSFADTTLDQTEMLGHIKPYINLFRKEQTNWDSAFHLYSGLILVK, from the coding sequence ATGATTGAGCAAGTTGCGATCGCCTTTGAGCATAAAGATTATCAAACAGCTGCTAAATTACTGAAACAGCTGCTAGTAGAATCGCCAGAACATCCTTGGGTACAATTTTATCTCGGTCGGCTGCATGAAGTATCTGGAAAGCGCCAGGATGCAGAAAAAGTGTATCGGCAATTGCTGCGAGATACGAGGAATAGTAGAATAGTGACCCTCGCGCGTGAAGGTTTGCGGCGGCTACAAGAAATCGAACTAGATGAAAGACAAAGAGCTATTTCCCAAGCAACAGCCGAAGGGAATAACAGTGAACTTGGGGTACTAGTTTTAGAACCACTTAGTAACGAACTCAAAACAGAAGCTTCTCGAAAATTTGCCCAGATTATGCAGCTAGACCCTTACACTGCAAGGCTGTTACTGCCAAGTCGTGGCTGGAGATTATACCGCTCTGGACAAGTGGGAGAACTAAAGTTTTACGGTAAACAGTTACAGCAGGCTGCCATTCCTTGCTTTTGGGCAACAATAGCTCAAATTCAGCAAATTCAAGTTTATCAAGTCAAATATTTTCAAGAATCTACCCCAAAAGCTACAGTTGTTTGCCGTAATGAGACAAATCAACTCGGTTCTCTTACCTTTGACTGGTCAGAAGTTACAGCTAGAGTAGTGGGACTGTTGCCCATTTTTGAGGAAGTCGTAGATCGCGACGTGCGCGGGAAACTGGAACGGAAAACTCAAACACAAGACTATGCTCAGTTTTGTGATTTACACATACCTGGTAGACGTTGCATTCTCCGACTTTATGATAACGGCTACGAATTCCAGCAAGGTTTAAAAATCATTCCCCAAGCTAGCCAAAATACAATCAGAATTAATTGGAATACTTTATCAAGTTGGATTCACCAGCAACTCCCTCAAGCCCAAATCTGGTCAGATTTCACATCTTTTGCAGATACAACATTAGATCAAACAGAAATGCTGGGACATATCAAGCCTTACATTAATCTTTTCCGTAAAGAACAGACTAATTGGGATTCAGCTTTTCATTTATATAGTGGACTAATTTTGGTTAAATAA
- a CDS encoding response regulator transcription factor: protein MDRSATSATAMKEPSMKDHKRLLLIDDDPNLILLVKDYLEFRGYEVITAENGREALEILEQDVPDMIICDVMMPEMDGYTFVEQVRQNERTSWIPVLFLSAKGQSADRVKGLNKGADVYMVKPFEPEELVAQVESSLKQTIRWKEHQAKGGENGSRIQVPFDVQLTPTELKVVQFVARGLANREIAEELNVSQRTVESHVSNMLGKTNLHNRTELARWAIENQMA from the coding sequence ATGGACCGAAGCGCGACAAGTGCCACTGCTATGAAAGAACCCAGCATGAAAGATCACAAACGACTTCTATTGATTGATGATGACCCTAACCTCATCTTGCTGGTGAAGGATTACTTAGAATTCCGGGGATATGAAGTCATTACCGCCGAAAATGGACGTGAAGCTCTGGAAATTTTAGAGCAAGATGTTCCAGACATGATCATCTGCGATGTGATGATGCCGGAAATGGACGGATATACTTTTGTAGAGCAAGTCCGGCAAAACGAACGCACCAGCTGGATTCCGGTTCTTTTCCTTTCAGCTAAGGGACAAAGTGCAGACCGAGTTAAGGGTCTGAATAAAGGTGCTGATGTTTATATGGTCAAACCCTTTGAACCAGAAGAACTCGTAGCGCAAGTTGAATCCTCGCTGAAACAAACTATCCGTTGGAAAGAACACCAAGCTAAAGGAGGCGAAAACGGTTCCCGTATCCAGGTTCCCTTCGATGTGCAATTAACCCCAACCGAACTGAAAGTAGTCCAGTTCGTTGCTAGGGGTCTAGCCAACCGGGAAATTGCTGAAGAACTAAATGTTAGTCAGCGCACGGTTGAAAGCCATGTGTCCAATATGTTGGGCAAAACCAATCTCCACAACCGCACTGAATTAGCGCGGTGGGCGATTGAAAATCAAATGGCTTAA
- a CDS encoding TIGR00297 family protein, whose product MTIRYSVDIQTKLLMILINSVSPWLVAVVLNTILLGLAWIAPKKLLTPAGLFHAWFLAILIWVTLGWQGYAVVMFYFLVGSGVTRIGMAQKEAEGIAEKRSGARGPENVWGSALTGALCALGVGMINSGFFVPSPQSLVPNPQSLLLLGYVASFSTKLADTTASEVGKAYGKSTFLITTLQPVPRGTEGAVSLEGTLAGIVASVAIAFVGWGVGLIDLLGVAWCVLAAFIATNLESVIGATLQSKYAWLTNEVVNIFNTLIGAIASVLLAWSWISFIK is encoded by the coding sequence ATGACAATTCGCTATTCTGTTGATATTCAAACAAAATTACTTATGATTTTAATTAATTCTGTAAGTCCCTGGTTAGTAGCAGTAGTATTGAATACAATCTTATTGGGTTTAGCTTGGATTGCTCCGAAAAAGCTACTTACCCCTGCTGGATTATTCCATGCGTGGTTTTTGGCGATCTTAATTTGGGTAACTCTTGGTTGGCAAGGATATGCAGTAGTAATGTTCTATTTTCTGGTTGGTTCTGGCGTTACTCGCATCGGTATGGCGCAGAAGGAGGCAGAAGGAATTGCCGAAAAGCGGTCTGGTGCAAGAGGCCCAGAAAATGTTTGGGGTTCCGCTTTGACTGGGGCGTTGTGTGCCTTGGGAGTAGGGATGATCAATTCGGGATTTTTTGTACCTAGTCCCCAATCCCTAGTTCCCAATCCTCAGTCCCTATTATTGTTAGGCTATGTAGCAAGTTTCAGTACCAAGCTGGCTGACACCACCGCCAGCGAAGTCGGTAAAGCTTATGGTAAAAGCACCTTTCTCATTACCACACTCCAACCAGTGCCACGGGGTACAGAGGGGGCAGTAAGCTTGGAGGGGACTTTAGCTGGTATTGTGGCTTCTGTAGCGATCGCATTTGTTGGTTGGGGAGTTGGTTTAATTGATCTATTGGGAGTCGCTTGGTGTGTGCTGGCAGCATTTATTGCTACTAACTTAGAAAGTGTGATTGGCGCGACACTACAATCTAAGTATGCTTGGCTGACTAATGAAGTAGTAAATATTTTTAATACATTAATCGGTGCGATCGCATCTGTGCTACTTGCTTGGTCATGGATAAGTTTCATTAAGTAA
- the groES gene encoding co-chaperone GroES: protein MAALSLSVSTVKPLGDRVFVKVNASEEKTAGGLYLPDTAKEKPQVGEVVALGPGKRNDDGNRQELEIKVGDKVLYSKYAGTDIKLGTEEYVLLSEKDILAVVI from the coding sequence ATGGCAGCTTTATCTCTAAGCGTTTCTACAGTTAAACCTTTAGGCGATCGCGTTTTCGTAAAAGTGAACGCCTCTGAGGAAAAGACCGCAGGTGGTCTGTATTTGCCCGATACCGCCAAGGAAAAGCCCCAGGTAGGGGAAGTAGTGGCTCTTGGCCCTGGCAAGCGTAATGACGACGGAAACCGTCAGGAATTGGAAATCAAAGTCGGCGATAAGGTGCTGTACTCTAAGTACGCTGGCACTGATATCAAGCTAGGCACCGAAGAATATGTACTGCTTTCTGAAAAAGATATTTTAGCAGTCGTTATTTAG
- a CDS encoding porin family protein, producing the protein MKRLLKSFMTISALSSLIIAPLVLSASQASAETKKGTDASYVGAGVGAGVTSGGQGINDDATFGGNVTGRVKLGTTPFSARGNVLWSDKTSAIIPELSVDVPIANRTNAYLTGGYSFVEKDGSPTPIGNKDSVVVGAGVESEVANNFLVYTNAKVGLGAYQNSDTPAVSINGGIGYRFK; encoded by the coding sequence ATGAAGCGCTTACTCAAGTCTTTCATGACAATTTCTGCATTGTCTTCTTTAATAATTGCTCCTCTTGTTCTATCAGCTAGTCAAGCTTCTGCTGAAACCAAAAAAGGTACTGATGCTAGCTATGTTGGTGCTGGTGTTGGTGCTGGTGTTACCAGTGGCGGACAAGGTATCAACGATGATGCCACATTTGGTGGTAATGTCACAGGTCGCGTGAAATTAGGAACTACACCATTTTCTGCACGCGGTAATGTCCTTTGGAGTGATAAGACAAGTGCTATTATTCCAGAACTTTCTGTGGATGTGCCTATCGCTAATAGAACTAATGCCTATTTAACTGGTGGTTATTCTTTTGTAGAGAAAGATGGCTCACCAACTCCCATAGGTAATAAAGATTCAGTAGTGGTAGGTGCTGGTGTTGAATCGGAAGTTGCTAACAACTTCCTCGTCTACACTAATGCTAAAGTCGGGCTTGGTGCTTACCAAAATAGCGATACTCCTGCTGTTAGTATCAATGGCGGTATTGGATATCGCTTCAAATAA
- a CDS encoding esterase/lipase family protein: MNIENQQFNPVLLIHGIDDTEAVFHKMRANLIQQGLSVHALNLVPNNGDVGLDELAKQIADYVTATFASEQRLDLVGFSMGGIVSRYYVQRLGGINRVQRFITISSPHHGTVVAYGSRRPGCVQMRPDSIFLKDLNSDAITLGQLDFTSIWTPYDLMIVPANSSQMSVGREVIVPVPLHPWMLTDSRSLTVVTAALKEPIKLPLLKKKLSH, from the coding sequence ATGAACATTGAAAATCAACAATTCAATCCCGTTTTGTTAATACACGGGATTGACGATACAGAGGCAGTTTTCCATAAAATGAGGGCAAACCTAATACAACAAGGCTTGTCTGTACATGCACTGAATTTAGTACCAAATAATGGTGATGTGGGTCTTGATGAATTGGCAAAGCAGATAGCCGATTATGTTACGGCTACCTTTGCATCAGAACAACGCCTAGATTTAGTGGGCTTCAGCATGGGAGGAATTGTCAGCCGTTACTATGTCCAGCGACTAGGAGGAATTAACCGCGTGCAGAGGTTTATCACAATCTCTTCACCCCATCATGGAACTGTAGTTGCTTATGGCTCTCGGCGTCCTGGTTGCGTACAAATGCGCCCCGACAGCATTTTTCTCAAAGATTTAAATTCTGATGCCATAACATTGGGGCAGCTAGATTTTACGTCGATCTGGACACCTTATGATTTGATGATTGTTCCTGCCAATAGTTCACAAATGTCAGTAGGACGCGAAGTAATAGTCCCTGTCCCTCTACACCCCTGGATGCTGACAGACTCCAGAAGTTTAACAGTAGTCACAGCAGCTTTAAAAGAGCCTATTAAGCTACCCTTGTTGAAGAAAAAACTCAGTCACTAG
- a CDS encoding (2Fe-2S) ferredoxin domain-containing protein: MSNNRVIQSSHQISKTTKSLKHKALSNWVESLGLAKIQRHIFIGADQAIANRGSKRASLESWEYLKKRFKELKLDEPQQSHPICVFKTEANCLRVSCSRPIMVVYPDGVWCRQENPEVTLRLVREHLIGNKVVEKYAFLTHLLPETSLVSCEHLIEA; encoded by the coding sequence ATGAGTAACAATAGGGTGATCCAGTCCAGCCATCAAATTTCCAAAACCACTAAGTCTTTAAAACATAAGGCCCTGAGCAATTGGGTAGAAAGTTTAGGACTTGCAAAAATTCAGCGGCATATTTTTATTGGCGCTGACCAGGCAATTGCCAATCGCGGCTCAAAACGAGCTAGTCTGGAATCCTGGGAATACTTAAAAAAGCGATTTAAAGAGTTAAAACTCGATGAACCGCAACAGAGTCATCCCATTTGCGTCTTTAAAACTGAAGCCAACTGCTTGCGTGTTTCTTGCTCTAGACCCATAATGGTGGTTTACCCTGATGGTGTCTGGTGTCGCCAAGAAAACCCGGAAGTTACCCTGCGGCTTGTCCGAGAACACTTAATAGGCAATAAGGTGGTAGAAAAATATGCGTTTTTAACCCATCTTTTGCCAGAAACTTCCCTAGTTTCTTGTGAACACCTTATAGAGGCTTAA